In one Tripterygium wilfordii isolate XIE 37 chromosome 22, ASM1340144v1, whole genome shotgun sequence genomic region, the following are encoded:
- the LOC119990639 gene encoding cysteine desulfurase 1, chloroplastic-like — protein sequence MLTHFSCLQRFLSTTIMEGVVLKAPSFTFPNPNSTFRSSIARRRYSYYLSVSASTVRETGPASIGSASLGHRTRPDFPILHQEVNGSKLVYLDNAATSQKPVAVLKALQNYYEGYNSNVHRGIHYLSAKATDEYELARKKVAAFINAAESREIVFTRNATEAINLVAYSWGLANLKPGDEIILTIAEHHSAIVPWQLAAQKTGAVLKFVNLNENEIPDVLELKGMLSAKTKLVMVHHVSNVLASVLPMEDIVRWAHDAGAKVLVDACQSVPHMVVDVQSLDADFLVASSHKMCGPTGVGFLYGKANHLSDMPPFLGGGEMISDVYLDYSTYAEPPSRFEAGTPAIGEAIGLGAAIDYLSGIGMKNIHDYGMELANYLYENLCSVPDVRIYGPKPSNKVQRVALCSFNVKNIHPTDIATFLDQQHGVAIRSGHHCAQPLHRYLGVNASARASLHFYNTKEDVDNFIEALKDTVSFFSSYR from the exons ATGCTCACTCACTTTTCTTGTCTGCAGAGATTCCTGTCGACGACGATAATGGAAGGAGTGGTTCTTAAGGCGCCGTCTTTTACTTTCCCGAACCCGAATTCCACTTTCCGGAGCTCCATAGCCCGCCGCAGATACTCCTATTATCTCTCCGTCTCAGCTTCCACCGTCCGTGAGACCGGCCCCGCCAGTATTGGATCCGCCTCACTCGGTCACCGTACCCGACCTGACTTCCCTATCCTGCACCAG GAGGTGAACGGGTCGAAACTAGTATACTTGGATAACGCCGCCACTTCTCAGAAGCCCGTTGCAGTGTTGAAGGCACTGCAGAACTACTATGAAGGTTACAATTCAAACGTGCATCGTGGTATTCATTACTTGAG TGCTAAGGCCACAGATGAGTATGAGTTGGCTAGAAAGAAGGTAGCAGCTTTTATAAATGCTGCAGAGTCGAGAGAGATTGTGTTTACAAGGAATGCTACTGAAGCTATTAATCTGGTGGCTTATTCCTGGGGCCTCGCAAATCTAAAACCAGGAGATGAA aTCATCCTTACGATTGCTGAACATCACAGTGCCATTGTTCCTTGGCAACTTGCAGCACAAAAGACTGGTGCCGTGCTGAAGTTTGTCAAtctaaatgaaaatgaaattccaGATGTACTTGAGTTAAAAGGAATGCTTTCAGCGAAGACGAAACTTGTAATGGTTCATCATGTATCAAACGTGCTTG CTTCTGTTCTTCCAATGGAGGATATTGTGCGTTGGGCGCATGATGCTGGAGCAAAAGTGCTCGTAGATGCCTGTCAAAGTGTTCCACATATGGTGGTTGATGTACAGAGTCTGGATGCTGATTTTCTTGTTGCCTCCTCTCACAAG ATGTGTGGGCCTACAGGCGTCGGATTCTTATATGGTAAAGCCAATCATTTGTCTGACATGCCTCCATTTTTAG GTGGTGGAGAAATGATCTCTGATGTATATCTTGATTATTCCACGTACGCAGAGCCTCCGTCCAG GTTTGAGGCTGGAACGCCTGCAATCGGGGAAGCAATTGGGCTGGGAGCGGCAATTGATTACCTTTCAGGAATTGGCATGAAAAACATTCATGACTATGGG ATGGAGCTGGCTAATTATTTATATGAAAATCTCTGTTCTGTCCCTGATGTCCGGATATATGGCCCAAAACCTTCAAATAAGGTTCAACGTGTTGCTTTGTGTTCTTTCAATGTTAAGAATATCCATCCCACAGACATTGCTACTTTCCTGGATCAACAG CATGGAGTGGCTATTAGATCAGGCCATCACTGTGCGCAACCTCTTCATCGGTATTTAGGAGTCAATGCAAGTGCACGTGCTAGCCTTCACTTCTACAACACTAAAGAAGACGTTGATAACTTCATCGAGGCACTCAAGGACACCGTCAGCTTTTTCAGTTCTTATCGATAA